A single Ruficoccus amylovorans DNA region contains:
- a CDS encoding phasin family protein, translating into MIDLIKKGMLAAVGAAVVTKEQAEGLLNEFVDKGKITAGEAQEMASKIADSGKAEFEKAKKQINARIDEMLQGGVIVTRVEIEALEKRVAALEKAAKKAD; encoded by the coding sequence ATGATCGATCTTATCAAAAAAGGAATGCTCGCCGCTGTCGGCGCGGCCGTTGTCACCAAGGAACAGGCCGAAGGGCTGCTGAACGAGTTCGTCGATAAAGGCAAAATCACCGCGGGCGAAGCCCAGGAGATGGCCTCCAAGATCGCCGACTCGGGCAAGGCCGAATTTGAAAAGGCCAAAAAGCAAATCAATGCCCGTATCGACGAAATGCTCCAGGGCGGCGTCATCGTCACCCGCGTCGAGATCGAGGCACTGGAGAAACGCGTGGCCGCGCTGGAAAAGGCTGCCAAGAAGGCCGACTAA